DNA from Streptomyces sp. Edi4:
ATCCCGCTGGACAGCCAGGTGGGCCCCGCACCGCTCAACACGTTCACGGTCTACGACGAGCGCATAGCGACAGTGGAGATCTCCACAGGAGTCATGGTGTTCAGGGACCCGCGGGACGTTGCATCCCATCTGCAAGAGTTCGCAACCTACGAGGAGCGAGCCCAATTTGGCCAGTCCGCCCGGGGAATGCTCCAAGACCTCGCAGACCGGCTCAGGAATTCACCGGAATGATCTTTAGTCCAACACAGGCATAAAACTATGGAGTTGCCGCTTCGCAGAAGACACTCGTCGAGCCGCCAAAGACGCCGACGAGAGGAAGCCATGACTAGTCCGCTCAAGTACCCGCGACCCCCAGTGGAGTTGGCCGGGGCGGTGGAGGCATACCTGTACGGCTGCGCACCGGCCGATGGCTGCGGGGTGTGCGCGGCGCTCGTGAGAGAGCTGGAAGAGGCCAAGGCGGCCAAGAAGTGGAGTGCGGCGTACGACGCAGCGACGGAGGTCCGCAACCACCCCCACCGGAATCGGGTGAGGTAGTGGAGATGCAGGAATGGCGCGATGCCTGGACGCGCGCCCAGTACGCGACGGACGCGCTCAGAGAAGCCTTGAACGGCATGGGAGCCGGGGTCACACAGACATCGCACTTGCGGCCCACGGTGAGCTGTAAGGGAACGGCGTGGGTTGACGTGGGCCAGCTCCCCGCGCACCTGGCCGAGAAGGTCGCGGAGGTGATCCGGGCCGGGAGCCTCGACCGCACCGGTCAGTCATGAGCGAGCTTGCGCCGTACACGCCCGAGGAGTTGAGCCCGGACGAGTCGCTTGCGGTTCTGTATCGGCTCGCCTTGAGCATCGCCGCCCAAAACGGCTCCGTCATCACGACCGGCGCCCGAGGTCTTGGCCCCTATGCCTTCATGGCCGAGGCACGTCGATTGGGCACGATTCGTCTGTCACCCCTGACCTGATGTGCACCTGATACTCCCGCTCCTTCCATGATCTGACGTGCTCAGGCTCTCGCCCCAGCCCGGCCCCAACGGAGGGCCCTGCCCTGGGCAGTTAGGGCAAGCCGCTACGGACCCCGGGGAAGCCGAAGCACCCAGCATGACGGCGCGGGAACCGCTTCACCGCAGGCATGACGAAGGGATAGGCACGATGAGCGCAGTGCGAACCTAAGTCGCCTCAGAAGAGCACACATGAACGGCCCCCGGCGTCACGCCGGGGGCCGTTATGTTTGTGCAGGTGGGAGACGGTTTCCAGCACGTGTCAGCCCAGGATTTCCCCAGCATGCCCCCCAGAAACGGGCCCGAACGGGCCCGAGCGGGCCGGCAGCCGATCACGCCTCCCGGGCCGCTCGAAAGCGCCACTGACTCGCGAAAAGCCCCCGCTACGGCAGGTTCCTCGACATCACGATCCGCTGGACCTGATTCGTACCCTCATAAATCTGCGTGATCTTCGCGTCGCGCATCATCCGCTCGACCGGGTAGTCGCGGGTGTAGCCGTAACCGCCGAGGAGCTGGACCGCGTCGGTGGTGACCTCCATGGCCACGTCCGACGCGAAGCACTTGGCGGCGGCGCCGAAGAACGTCAGGTCGCCGTCCAGGCGCTCGGACTTCGCGGCGGCGGCGTAGGTGAGCTGGCGGGCCGCCTCCAGCTTCATGGCCATGTCGGCCAGCATGAACTGGATGCCCTGGAAGTCGGCGATCGCCTTGCCGAACTGCTTGCGCTCCTGGACGTAACCCTTGGCGTAGTCCAGGGCGCCCTGCGCGATGCCGATGGCCTGGGCCGCGATGGTGATGCGGGTGTGGTCCAGGGTCTTCATGGCGGTCGCGAAGCCCGTGCCCTCCTCGCCGATCATGCGGTCGGCGGGGATGCGGACGTTGTCGAGGTAGACCTCGCGGGTCGGCGAGCCCTTGATGCCGAGCTTCTTCTCGGGGGCGCCGAAGGAGACGCCCTCGTCGGACTTCTCGACGACGAAGGCGCTGATGCCCTTCGAGCGCTTCTCCGGGTCGGTCACGGCCATGACCGTGTAGTACTCGCTCTCCCCGGCGTTGGTGATCCAGCGCTTCACGCCGTTGAGGACCCAGAAGTCCCCGTCGCGCACGGCCTTGGTCTTCATGCCGGCGGCGTCGGAGCCCGCGTCCGGCTCGGAGAGGCAGTACGAGAACATGCCCTCGCCCTTGGCGAGCGGGCCGAGGTACTTCTTCTTCAGCTCCTCGGAGCCGGAGAGGATCACCGGGAGCGAGCCGAGCTTGTTGACGGCCGGGATGAGCGAGGAGGAGGCGCAGACCCGCGCGACCTCTTCGATCACGATGACGGTCGCCAGCGCGTCGGCGCCGGCGCCCCCGTACTCCTCGGGGACGTGCACGGCGTGCAGGTCGTTGGCGACCAGCGCGTCGTGCGCCTCGCGCGGGAAGCGGGCCTGCTCGTCGACCTCGGCCGCGTACGGGCCGATCTTGGCCTCGGCGAGCGAGCGGATGGCGTCGCGGAGCATGTCGTGCTCCTCGGACGGGCGGTACAGGTCGAACCCTGCGTTTCCTGCGTTTCCAGCCGTTCCGGCCAAGGTCACTCACTCCCCAAGGGATGCTAACTACCGTTAAGTAACCTAATTTTAGAGGGCTTGACCGCCGCAGGCATACGTGAGTTTGGCGACAGCCCCTCTGGGGCCCGGGTCCCGCCTCGGACTATGCTCGGTCAGCGCGTTTGCCGCCCGCGCCGGGCCCGTCCATTTTTTTTCGGGCCCGTCCACCGAGCCCGCACCTCCAGGAGCACCGCATGGCCCTCAAGATCACCGTGATCGGCACCGGATACCTCGGCGCCACCCATGCCGCGGCCATGGCGGAGCTGGGTTTCGAGGTGCTGGGGCTCGACGTGGTGCCGGAGAAGATCGAGATGCTGGCGCAGGGCCGCGTCCCGATGTACGAACCGGGCCTCGAGGAGCTGCTGCGCAAGCACGTGGCGGGCATCGAGGGGTCCAGCGGCCGGCTGCGCTTCACCACCTCCTGGCAGGAGGTCGGCGCGTTCGGCGATGTGCACTTCGTCTGCGTCAACACCCCGCAGAAGCACGGCGAGTACGCCTGTGACATGAGCTACGTGGAGTCCGCCTTCGGCTCGCTCGCGCCGCACCTGGCGGCCGGGGCGCTCGTCGTCGGCAAGTCGACCGTGCCGGTCGGCTCGGCGGCCCGGCTCTCCACGATGCTCGGCGAGGGCGTGGAGCTGGCGTGGAACCCGGAGTTCCTGCGCGAGGGCTTCGCCGTCGACGACACCCTGCACCCGGACCGGATCGTGGTGGGCGTCGAGAGCGAGCGCGCCGAGAAGATACTGCGCGAGGTGTACGCGGGTCCCATCAGCGAGGGCTCGCCCTTCGTGGTGGCCGACTTCCCGACGGCCGAGCTGGTCAAGACCGCCGCCAACTCCTTCCTCGCCACCAAGATCTCCTTCATCAACGCGATGGCCGAGGTGTGCGAGGCCGCCGACGGCGACGTGGTGAAGCTGGCCGAGGCGATCGGCCACGACGAGCGCATCGGGAAGAAGTTCCTGCGGGCCGGCATCGGCTTCGGCGGCGGCTGCCTGCCCAAGGACATCCGGGCGTTCATGGCGCGGGCCGGCGAGCTCGGCGCCGACCAGGCGCTGACCTTCCTGCGCGAGGTCGACTCGGTCAACATGCGCCGTCGCGGCCACATGGTGGAGCTGGCCCGCGAGGCGGTCGGCGGCGAGACGTTCCTCGGCAAGCGCGTCGCGGTGCTCGGCGCCACGTTCAAGCCGGACTCCGACGACGTACGGGACTCGCCCGCGCTCAACGTCGCCGGGCAGATCCACCTCCAGGGCGGCCAGGTCACCGTGTACGACCCCAAGGGCATGGACAACGCCCGCCGCCTCTTCCCGACGCTGGGGTACGCCGCCTCCGCCGTCGAGGCCGTACGCGGCGCCGACGTGGTCCTGCACCTGACCGAGTGGCGCGAGTTCCGCGACCTCGACCCCGCCGAGCTGGCCGGGGCCGCCGCCTCCCGCATCATCCTGGACGGACGCAACGCGCTCGACCCGGTCAAGTGGCGCGAGGCGGGCTGGACCTACCGCGCGATGGGCCGCCCGCGCGCCTGACGCGCCGGACGCGTGACGCCCCGGGCGCCGGGCCGTCGTGCGGGGCGGCCACCGCCCGGCGCCGCGTTCCTCAGCGACCGGCCGCCGGGCGTTCCTCGGGCGCCGACGGGCCGTCCAGGTCCTCGATCGTCGCGCTCGAAGGTGCGCGGCGCGGGGCGGTGGCGCGGGCCGTGAACTCCGTGTCCCGTACGACCCGGACCAGATTCTCCCAGGTCAGCGCCGCGACCTCGGCTTCGGTCCAGCCTCTTTCGAGGAGTTCCACAATCAGGGTCGGATAGCACGAGGCGTCTTCCAGGCCCTGGGCGCGCGGGGCGCCCGTGACCAGACCGTACGTTCCCGCGAGCCCCACGTGACCCGGTCCTGCCAGGTCCCGTACCCGCTCGATGTGGTCGGCCACGTCCTGCACGGAGACGGGCGCGCCGGCGCGTGCGATCTGCTCCGGGGCGAAGCTCACCAGGCACACCCCGCCGTGCGCGCCGAGCTCGGCCAGCAGCTCGTCGCTCGCGTTCAGCGGATGCGGGGTGAGCGAGGCGGCCGCCGAGTGCGAGAGCAGGGCGGGCGCCGCGGAGGCGTCGATGGTGCGGCGCCAGGTGCCCTCGGTGGCTCCCGACAGGTCGAGCAGTATCCCGAGCCGGTTCGCCTCGCGCACCACTTCGAGGCCGAAGCGGGTGAGGCCCGGTTCGGTCCAGCGGGTGCCCGGGCCCAGCGCGAGGGCCCGTACGCCCAGGAAGTGGTACGAGCGCAGCGTGCCCAGCGAATCGCCGATCGCGTGCGCGGCCACCGGGCCGAGGAACGAGGCGATGCGGCCGCAGTTGCGGGCGTCGGCGAGGTCGCCCGCGGTCAGCGCGAGGCGCAGCCACTGCGGGCAGGAGGCGATGAGCGAGCGGATCCGGTCAAGGCGCTCCAGGGTGACGCCGGCCGGGTCGGCTCCGTCGGTGTCGGCGGTCAGCGCCCAGAACTGGGCACCCACCCCGCCGGCCCGCAGCCGGGGGATGTCCGTGTCCAGCGCGCTCTCTCCGACCTCCAGGTCGTGCCAGGGGGTCTGGGCGAGCGCCTTCGCCAAGGTGTTGTGCCCGTCGGCCACGGGGTGCGCGGCGAGCAGTGCCCGGGCGCGGTCGAGGCCTTCGTCGCCGGACTCCGCGGGGGGTATCGGCTGGGGTGGGGTGGAGGTCGGCGAATCGAGGTCGCCGACCGCCGAGGTGTTCTGGGGGTCGTCCTGCAGATCTGCCATGACGGGCTCCCGGGTCGGCGGTGACGGCAGTAGCGTCACGGTTTCACGTGGGCGCGGCGGGGTCGCGACGAACGGTCCGTTCGGGGGACCCCCCGAACCCTGTTCAGCCGAAAGCACGCTCGTCCTCAATCGCCGGACGGGCTGGGTATGCCTGTGCGGGCCAGCACCAGCCCCGCCGGGGGCGCGGGGAACTGCGCGACCAGCCACGCACGATCCGCACCCGAAGTTCCTGGGGCTCCGCCCCAGACCCCGTATCGCGCTGAACGCGCTCGTCCTCAATCGCCGGACGGGCTGGGTATGCCTGTGCGGGCCAGCACCGGAGACTCAAACGCCGGACAGTCTAAAAGATGCCGGAGTGAGCCAGCACCAGCCCCGCCAGGGGCGCGGGGAACTGCGCGACCAGCCCCCACCTGCCCGCACGCGCAGGCAAGGCCCGACCACCCCCCACCTACCCGCACCCCAAGGCGGAGCCCTACGCGTCCAGGGCCGCCCGGGTCGCGTTGGACGGGCCCCGCAGCGGGCGGAGTTCGCGGGAGACGGACTCCGCGTCCCGCAGCACCCGCACCGCGTTCGACCACGTCAGCTTCGCCAGGTCCGCGGAGGACCAGCCACGGGACAGCAGCTCGGCCACCAGGTTCGGGTAGCCCGAGACGTCGTCAAGGCCGGACGGCGTGAACGCCGTGCCGTCGAAGTCGCCGCCGAGCCCGATGTGGTCCACCCCTGCGACCTCCCGCATGTGGTCCAGGTGGTCCGCCACCGTCGCCGCCGTCGCGACCGGCCGCGGGTTCGCTGCCTCGAAGGCCTCATGGAGCTCCATGGCCTTCGGCGAGGTGTCGAGGTGGTGCAGCCCGTGCGCGCGCAGGTTCTCGTCCGCCGCCCGCGTCCACGCCACCGCCTCCGGCAGGATGAACTTCGGGACGAAGGTGGCCATGGCCACGCCCCCGTTGCCGGGCAACAGGGCGAGCACGTCGTCCGGGATGTTGCGCGGGTGGTCGCAGATCGCCCGCGCGGAGGAGTGCGAGAAGATCACCGGCGCCACCGACGTGGACAGCGCGTCCCGCATCGTGGTCGCCGCGACGTGCGAGAGGTCGACCAGCATGCCGATGCGGTTCATCTCGCGGACGACCTCGTGGCCGAAGGGCGAGAGCCCGCCCACGTTCGGCTCGTCCGTCGCCGAGTCCGCCCACGCCAGGTTGTCGTTGTGGGTCAGCGTCATGTAGCGCACGCCGAGGGCGTACAACGCTCGGAGCGTGGCGAGGGATTCGTTGATCGAGTGGCCGCCCTCGGCGCCCTTCAGAGAGGCGATGCGGCCCTCGGCGCGCGCCGCCTCCATGTCGTCGGCGGTGAGCGCGGGCACCAGGTCCAGGGGGTGGCGCGCCAGCATCTGGTCGACGCAGTCGATCTGCTCCAGGGTCGCGCTGACCGCCTCGTCACCCGCCAGGTCGGTCCGCACGTACACGGACCAGAACTGCGCGCCGACCCCGCCGGCCCGCAGCCGGGGGATGTCGGTGTGGGTGCGGCCGCGCAGATCGCTCGCGAGGTCGCAACGGTCCAGGTCGTAGCGGACCTTCTCGCGCAGCGCCCACGGCAGGTCGTTGTGGCCGTCGGCCACGGGGTGGCGGGCGAGCAGGGCGCGGGCTTCGTCGAGATGGGGCAGGCCCGTGCTCATGGCGCTCACTTTCCGAATCCGAAGGCGCCCGAACCCTCGACCTTGGTGCGCAGCCGCTTGCCCTTCTCGGTCGCCTGGTCGTTGAGCTCCTGCTGGAACTCCCGCATGCGGACGAGGAGTTCGGGGTCGTGCGCGGCCAGGATGCGGGCCGCGAGCAGGCCCGCGTTGCGCGCGCCGCCCACCGAGACGGTGGCCACCGGCACACCCGCCGGCATCTGCACGATGGAGAGCAGCGAGTCCATGCCGTCCAGGTACTTCAGCGGCACGGGGACGCCGATGACCGGGAGCGGGGTCACCGAGGCCAGCATGCCCGGGAGGTGGGCCGCGCCGCCCGCGCCCGCGATGATCGCCTTGAGGCCGCGGCCGGCGGCGTTCTCGCCGTACGCGATCATCTCGCGCGGCATGCGGTGGGCCGAGACCACGTCGACCTCGTACCGGATCTCGAACTCCTCCAGGGCCTTGGCCGCGGCCTCCATGACCGGCCAGTCGGAGTCCGAGCCCATGACGATGCCGACGACGGGACCGCTGACAGAAGCGCTGCTCATTCGGTGATCGTTCCCTTGAGGTAGTCGGCCGCGTGGCGGGCCCGCTCGCGGACGTCGGCGAGGTCGTCGCCGTAGGTGTTGACGTGGCCCACCTTGCGGCCGGGCTTCACTTCCTTGCCGTACATGTGGATCTTGAGCTGCGGGTCGCGGGCCATGCAGTGCAGGTACGCGTAGTACATGTCCGGGTAGTCGCCGCCCAGCACGTTGCACATCACGGTCCACTTCGACCGAGGGCGCGGGTCGCCCAGGGGCAGGTCGAGGACGGCGCGGACGTGGTTGGCGAACTGCGAGGTGATCGCGCCGTCCTGGGTCCAGTGGCCGGAGTTGTGCGGGCGCATCGCCAGCTCGTTGACGAGGATGCGCCCGTCGCGCGTCTCGAACAGCTCGACCGCGAGGTGGCCGACGACGCCGAGCTCGGAGGCGATGCGCAGGGCGAGCTGCTGGGCCTCGCCCGCCAGGTCGTCGTCGAGGTCGGGCGCCGGCGCGATCACCGTGTCGCACACCCCGTCGACCTGGACCGACTCCACGACGGGGTAGGCCACCGCTTGGCCGTGCGGCGAGCGCACGACGTTGGCCGCCAGCTCCCGTACGAAGTCCACCTTCTCCTCGGCCAGCACGTCCACGCCCGCCTTGAAGGCGTCCGCCGCGTCGGCCTCGGAGCGTACGAACCACACGCCCTTGCCGTCGTAGCCGCCCACCACCGTCTTGAGGATGACGGGGAAGCCGTCGCCCTCATCGGCGAACCGCGTCACATCGGCCGGATCGGCCACAACGCGGTGCCGGGGGCAGGGGGCGCCGATGGCGCTCAGCCTGGCGCGCATCACCCCCTTGTCGTGGGCGTGCACCAACGCGTCGGGCCCCGGCCGGACGACGACGCCGTCCGCTTCCAGGGCCCGCAGGTGCTCGGTGGGTACGTGCTCGTGATCGAAGGTGATCACGTCGCAGCCGCGCGCGAAGTCACGCAGCGTGTCCAGGTCGCGATAGTCGCCGACGACGACCTCGCTCACCACCTGGGCCGCCGAGTCCTGGGGGGTGTCACTGAGGAGCTTGAATCTGATGCCGAGGGGGATGCCCGCCTCGTGGGTCATGCGGGCGAGCTGACCGCCGCCGACCATGCCGACTACCGGGAACGTCACACCCCCAGGGTATCGGGCGCCGCCGGGGCGCCCGTAGGGGCCGGGTCGCGCCGGGCTTGTGGGGCTCGCGCGGGGCACGACGGCGAGGGGGTGGTTAGCATGGGCGGGTTGACCGACACGACAAGCAGCCCATTCACACGGCTGAAGTGACAAGCACATCTACTCGGACGGGGCCGGCGATCACCATGAGTGCACAGGGCGCGTCGCCTTCGCGACTGCGGCTGCTCGTACGCGAGGTCGCCAAATTCGGCGCCGTCGGCGGGCTCGGGGTGCTGGTCAACATGGGCGCCTTCAACCTGCTGCGGCACTCCACCGACCTCCAGGTGGTGCGCGCCAGCCTGCTGGCCACCGGGATCGCGATCGCCTTCAACTACGTGGGGTTTCGCTACTTCGCCTACCGTGACCGCGAGAAGAGCGGCCGGGCCCGCGAGCTGACCCTGTTCCTGCTGTTCAGCGTGGTCGGCGCGGTGATCGAGAACGGCATCCTCTACGTGGCCACGTACGGGTTCGAGTGGAACAGTCCGTGGCAGAACAACTTCTTCAAGTTCCTCGGCATCGGCCTCGGCACGCTGTTCCGGTTCTGGTCCTACCGCACCTGGGTGTTCCGCGCGCTGCCGGCCAGGGAGGCGGTCCAGACGGCGGAATCGTTTCTCGACTCCACCCGGCCCGCCGCCGTCCCCGCCAAGCGCTGACCGCCCGCCCGGGCGCTGAGCCGGCCCGCCGCCCCCTTCGGGGCGGATCAGCGGATCGTGGTCGTGCTCTGGGGTTCCCTGCGCCCCCGTGCCTCCCGGCTCAGGAACAGCGCGAACACCGCCGGCTGCTGTTGGAGCATTTCGAGCCGGCCGCCGTCGGCCTCGGCGAGGTCGCGGGCGACCGCGAGGCCGATGCCCGTGGAGTTGCGGCCGCTGATGGTCCGCTCGAAGATCCGCGCGCCCAGGTCGGGCGGCACCCCGGGCCCCTCGTCGGTGACCTCGACCACGGCCTGGTTGCCGGTGACGCGGGTCCGCACCGCGACCGTGCCACCGCCGTGCATCAGGGAGTTCTCGATCAGCGCCGCGAGCACCTGGGCGACCGCGCCCGGCGTGCCGACCGCGCGCAGTCCGGTCTTGCCCGAGCGCACGATGGCGCGGCCCGCGCTGCGGTAGGCGGGCCGCCACTCCTCCAGCTGCTGCTTGACCACCTCGTCGAGCGAGAAGACCACGGCGGAACCGGTGCGCGGATCACGGCTGTTGGTGAGCAGCCGCTCCACCACGTCGGTCAGCCGCTCGACCTGGGTGAGGGCGATCGTGGCCTCTTCCTTGACCGTGTCGATGTCGTCGGTGAGGGCGATCTCCTCCAGGCGCATGGAGAGCGCGGTCAGCGGCGTACGCAGCTGGTGCGAGGCGTCCGCGGCGAGCCGGCGCTCGGCGGTGAGCATCCGGCCGATCCGGTCGGCCGAGGAGTCGAGCACATCGGCGACCCGGTCGAGCTCGGGCACTCCGTACCGCTTGTGGCGCGGGCGCGGGTCGCCGGAGCCGAGCCGTTCGGCGGTCTCGGCGAGGTCGGTCAGCGGGGAGGCCAGCTTGTTGGCCTGGCGCACGGCGAGCAGTACGGCGGACACGATGGCGAGCAGGGCCACCGCGCCGATGATCAGCAGGGTGCGGCCCACTTCCCTGGTCACCGTGGAGCGGTCCTCCTCGACCAGGACGGACTCTCCGCGCTCCCCGGTCTCGGCGCCCTTGATGACGGTGCCCTCGGGCTTCTCGCCGAGCTCGATCACCGGGCGGCCGGGGATCTCCACGCGGGCGTAGCGCTTGGGGTCGATCTGGTCGCTCAGGACCTGGGGGTTGATCGTCTCTTTCGCCAGGGTGCGGCTGTCGATGACGGAGACCAGCCGCAGCGCCTCGGAGTTGACGCTCTCCTGGGCGCTGCTGCTGATGGTCCGGGTCTCGACGATGACGAGCGAGACGCCGAAGACCGCGATCACCACGAGAACGACCGCGAGTGTGGAGTTGATCAGTCGACGGCGCATGTGCCCCGGTGCTCTAGCTCTTCTCGAAGCGGAAGCCGACTCCGCGGACGGTGGCGATGTAGCGCGGGTTGGCCGCGTCGTCGCCGAGCTTCTTGCGCAGCCACGAGATGTGCATGTCGAGCGTCTTGGTCGAGGACCACCACGTGGTGTCCCAGACCTCGCGCATCAGCTGGTCACGGGTGACGACCCGGCCCGCGTCCCGCACCAGGACCCTGAGCAGGTCGAACTCCTTGGCGGTGAGCTGAAGCTCCTCGTCGCCCATCCAGGCCCGGTGCGACTCGACGTCGATGCGCACGCCGTGGGTGGCGGGCTGGGGCGCAGGCTCGGTGGCGCCGCGCCGCAGCAGCGCCCGGACCCGGGCGAGCAGTTCGGCCAGGCGGAAGGGCTTGGTCACGTAGTCGTCGGCGCCCGCGTCGAGGCCGACGACGGTGTCCACCTCGTCGGCGCGGGCGGTGAGCACGAGGATCGGGACGGTGTGTCCCTCGGAGCGCAGCCTCCGAGCGACTTCGAGGCCGTCCATGCCGGGAAGCCCCAGGTCGAGCACGACCAGGTCGGCGCCCCCCTGTAGTCCGGCGTCGAGGGCGGTCGGGCCGTCCTCGCGGACCTCGACCTCGTAACCCTCCCTGCGCAGGGCGCGGGCCAGTGGCTCCGAGATGGACGCGTCGTCCTCGGCGAGCAGTACACGGGTCATGGGGGTGATGGTAGTCCGCAGCGGCGACAATGCGTCAGGTGATCCACCCGCCCTGCGGGTCTACGGAGCGATCTTGTTCAACACCTTCGAATCAGGGCGAGCGGTTCCAGGGATACCTGTGATCCATGTCTCAAGTCCTTCCATATGCGCCACTGTGGTGACGTATGGTGTCCCGACGCCTATAGCACTACTCATGGACCTTTGGCCCGTTGGCGCGCCAAGGGTCCGTTTTTTGCACAGGACCGGCCTGGCCAGTCCTGAGATCAGTGAATGACCTACGGGCCGGGCCCCAGCGCGACCAGCGCACGGGGCGTGGATCCCGGTGTGGTCTGTCCTTCCCGGTCTCCCCCACGGAGCCGGGCCCCAAAGGCGTTGGGTGGACAGTCGCCATGCCGGTGCCGGCCTTCCCCCACCGGGCGCGGTTCAACGCTCACGAAGCGCGCGTCCCGAGCAAGCAAGGATCGACCATGGCGTCCAGCCTGACGAAGGACTCGGCCAGTATCACTGGCACCGAGAAGACCTTCCTCGGCCACCCCCGCGGCCTGGCCAACCTCTTCATGACGGAGATGTGGGAGCGCTACAGCTTCTACGGCATGCGGGCCCTGCTCGTGCTCTACCTGGTCGCCCCGGCGTCCCAGGGCGGGCTCGGGTTCAACATGGCCACGGCCACCGCGATCTACTCGGTCTACAACGCGATGGTGTACCTGCTCGCCCTGCCGGGCGGCTGGCTCGCCGACCGCGCCTGGGGCGCCCGCAAGACCGTGGCCGTCGGCGGCACGATCATCATGATCGGCCACTTCCTCCTGGCCGTGCCGGTCGAGATCTCCTTCTTCATAGGTCTCGCGGCCATCGCGCTCGGTTCGGGTCTGCTGAAGGCCAACATCTCCACGATGGTCGGCCACCTCTACCCGGACAAGAACGACCCGCGCCGCGACGGTGGCTTCACGGTCTTCTACATGGGCATCAACCTCGGTGCCTTCGCCGCCCCGCTGACCATCGGCACCGTCGGCCAGAAGGTCAACTGGCACTTGGGGTTCGCCCTCGCCGGTGTGGGCATGGCCCTGGGTCTGCTGTTCTTCTTCCTCGGTACCCGCCACATGTCGGCGGACAGCGACGTCGTCCCGACGCCGATGTCCGAGTCCGAGCGCGCCTCGGTCATCAAGAAGATCCTGCTGTGGCTGGCCGTCGCGGTCGTCGCCTACGGCGCCCTCGCGGTCTCGGGCCACTTCACGGTGGACTGGGCGATCTGGCCACTGACCATCGCGGGCCTCGTCATCCCCGCCTGGTACCTGGTGCGCATCAAGCGGGACAAGGACCTCGACCAGGTCTCGCAGTCGCGGAT
Protein-coding regions in this window:
- a CDS encoding response regulator transcription factor gives rise to the protein MTRVLLAEDDASISEPLARALRREGYEVEVREDGPTALDAGLQGGADLVVLDLGLPGMDGLEVARRLRSEGHTVPILVLTARADEVDTVVGLDAGADDYVTKPFRLAELLARVRALLRRGATEPAPQPATHGVRIDVESHRAWMGDEELQLTAKEFDLLRVLVRDAGRVVTRDQLMREVWDTTWWSSTKTLDMHISWLRKKLGDDAANPRYIATVRGVGFRFEKS
- a CDS encoding oligopeptide:H+ symporter, with amino-acid sequence MASSLTKDSASITGTEKTFLGHPRGLANLFMTEMWERYSFYGMRALLVLYLVAPASQGGLGFNMATATAIYSVYNAMVYLLALPGGWLADRAWGARKTVAVGGTIIMIGHFLLAVPVEISFFIGLAAIALGSGLLKANISTMVGHLYPDKNDPRRDGGFTVFYMGINLGAFAAPLTIGTVGQKVNWHLGFALAGVGMALGLLFFFLGTRHMSADSDVVPTPMSESERASVIKKILLWLAVAVVAYGALAVSGHFTVDWAIWPLTIAGLVIPAWYLVRIKRDKDLDQVSQSRMSAYVWFFVAAAVFWGIYDQTGSTLSVFAQNNTANSLFGLDFPSSWFQSLNPLYVMALAPVFAWLWVYLNKRRQEPSTLSKFAFGLTLIGLSFFVMMLAQAASSGGVKVTPLWLCMVYLIQTVGELTLSPVGLSLTTKLAPEKYASQMMGVWFLAVTAGDSVIALLQLVGAPTDSSYWFASQGGLAVLAGVAIFMYRKKVQPLMGGVH